One window of the Chitinophaga niabensis genome contains the following:
- a CDS encoding gliding motility-associated C-terminal domain-containing protein: MKKYLLLLLFLSFFQYSFSQQKQWYQWYYGKGVGLDFRTVGPTMITGSALNQMEGSASVADDNGALLFYTDGVTVYNKLHQVMVNGTNLRGNISSTQSALIVPKPNDKNIYYIFTIPWRGETGPNGLMYSEVDMRLDGGNGAVTAVKNVLLAGNCYEKLGAVVHCNKRDVWVTTYRQPDNTFISYLVTPSGVSATPVVSGNGMRIIPVNQTEGYLRYSSNGRKLAVAFFELGFQIFDFNNRTGELTNPISFNSWDFPANYLSPYGVEFSYNSQNLYISSTNSWGGGGELLSMDISSFNRNDIMASVRQVLPWDDFREVFSLALGPDKRIYMAEKITSTYTSVLTDPDNRDRPGYSVYNFRSGNTTLGLPNIIAGGNDDNEAVINTDYVCNELRTIYSFSSMNPPDSVHWHFGDGTDTTRLSNGIHDFATEGNYNVSLILYYPCHTDTVWQDLDMRIPVVNIGNDTAVCIGKPLVLKSDLAGTAYAWNTGNTTPELNVTQSGTYWLEVTYGVNNCKTRDEIYVDFRPYPELKALRDTFFCDNIPVQLDVDIQQPGALYYWQQVQQGPAISITQPGTWHVRISLNGCDTATSFNVEQDALPRFELGPAVQICYNDKLVLDQSQYNYPQYTWQDGSHAGSITVRQGGKYYLETANRCGTYSDTLMVVQKDCEPEFVFPTAFSPNKDGVNDLLRPIFRGNITDYLLQVYSRWGNLLYQSNNPHQGWDGRQNGTLLSPGSYVWHLQYRSLTTKEIKHNTGSVVLIN; encoded by the coding sequence ATGAAAAAGTACTTGCTCCTTCTTCTTTTCCTTTCTTTTTTTCAATATTCCTTTAGTCAGCAGAAGCAATGGTACCAATGGTATTACGGTAAGGGCGTGGGTCTTGATTTCCGAACTGTAGGGCCAACCATGATCACCGGCAGCGCATTGAACCAGATGGAAGGCTCCGCATCCGTTGCCGATGATAACGGGGCGCTTTTATTTTATACAGATGGGGTTACGGTTTATAATAAACTACACCAGGTAATGGTGAATGGCACTAACCTGCGGGGAAATATATCCAGTACACAATCAGCCCTGATTGTTCCCAAACCCAATGATAAGAACATCTACTACATCTTTACCATCCCCTGGCGCGGAGAAACCGGTCCGAATGGCTTAATGTATTCAGAAGTGGATATGCGGCTGGATGGCGGGAATGGTGCTGTCACTGCCGTTAAAAATGTTCTGCTGGCGGGGAATTGTTATGAGAAACTGGGAGCAGTGGTGCATTGTAATAAACGGGATGTTTGGGTCACTACTTACCGGCAGCCGGACAATACCTTTATTTCATACCTGGTAACTCCATCCGGCGTTAGTGCTACACCTGTTGTTAGTGGTAATGGGATGCGGATCATACCGGTAAATCAGACGGAAGGATATCTCCGTTACTCATCCAACGGGCGGAAACTGGCTGTTGCTTTTTTTGAGCTGGGCTTTCAGATATTTGACTTCAATAACCGGACAGGTGAACTAACGAACCCTATCTCCTTTAATTCCTGGGACTTCCCGGCTAATTATTTATCTCCATATGGTGTTGAATTTTCCTACAACAGCCAGAACCTTTATATAAGTTCCACCAATTCCTGGGGTGGCGGCGGAGAACTGTTAAGCATGGACATCTCCAGCTTTAACAGGAATGATATCATGGCTTCTGTAAGGCAGGTATTACCATGGGATGATTTCAGGGAAGTATTCAGCCTGGCCCTGGGACCGGATAAAAGGATCTATATGGCTGAAAAAATAACCAGCACTTATACCAGCGTTTTAACAGACCCCGATAACCGCGACCGGCCGGGTTATAGTGTTTATAATTTCCGTTCCGGCAACACCACACTTGGCCTTCCGAATATTATAGCCGGAGGGAATGATGATAATGAGGCTGTTATCAACACGGATTATGTTTGTAATGAACTGAGGACCATTTATAGTTTCAGCAGTATGAACCCTCCGGATTCCGTCCACTGGCATTTCGGAGATGGTACTGATACCACGCGTTTATCCAATGGCATACACGATTTTGCAACAGAAGGCAATTACAACGTGAGCCTTATCCTATATTATCCCTGCCATACTGATACGGTCTGGCAGGACCTTGATATGCGGATCCCCGTTGTAAACATTGGCAACGATACGGCAGTGTGTATCGGTAAACCGCTGGTGCTGAAAAGTGATCTTGCAGGAACCGCCTATGCCTGGAATACGGGGAATACAACACCCGAGCTAAACGTTACACAATCTGGTACCTACTGGCTGGAAGTAACGTATGGGGTAAATAACTGCAAAACACGTGATGAAATATATGTTGACTTCAGGCCTTATCCTGAATTAAAGGCATTGCGCGATACTTTTTTCTGTGATAACATTCCGGTACAGCTCGATGTGGATATACAGCAACCGGGAGCATTATATTACTGGCAACAGGTACAGCAGGGCCCTGCTATCAGTATCACGCAACCGGGCACCTGGCATGTAAGGATCTCGCTGAATGGTTGTGATACTGCTACCAGTTTTAATGTAGAGCAGGATGCACTGCCACGTTTTGAACTCGGGCCGGCTGTGCAGATCTGTTATAATGATAAATTGGTGCTTGATCAATCACAATACAATTATCCGCAGTATACCTGGCAGGATGGTTCTCATGCCGGGTCTATTACGGTAAGGCAGGGCGGGAAATATTATCTTGAAACCGCTAACCGTTGCGGTACTTATAGCGATACACTGATGGTTGTACAAAAGGATTGTGAACCGGAGTTTGTTTTTCCTACTGCATTTTCTCCCAATAAGGATGGTGTGAACGATCTGCTACGGCCCATATTCCGTGGAAATATTACTGACTACCTGCTGCAGGTTTATTCCCGCTGGGGCAATTTGTTGTACCAGTCCAACAATCCGCACCAGGGATGGGACGGGCGCCAGAATGGGACGCTGCTGTCCCCAGGCAGCTATGTATGGCATCTGCAATACCGTTCTCTTACTACCAAAGAGATAAAGCATAACACGGGTAGTGTGGTATTGATCAACTAG
- a CDS encoding HD domain-containing protein, whose protein sequence is MEHIINATVKFVKKELEGAEGGHDWWHIHRVWQRSKLIAQKEKADLLVVELGALLHDIADAKFHDGDEEIGPAKAVAFMQTQHIPADTIQHVENIIRHISFKGGNNERAFYSVELGIVQDADRLDALGAIGIARAFNYGGFKNRPLYDPAVKPQLQMTREEYKASTAPTINHFYEKLLLLKDRMNTATGKALAEEKHAFMETFLAQFYAEWEGA, encoded by the coding sequence ATGGAACACATTATTAATGCAACAGTTAAGTTCGTAAAAAAGGAATTGGAAGGGGCCGAAGGTGGTCACGATTGGTGGCATATCCACCGTGTATGGCAAAGATCTAAACTGATCGCACAAAAAGAAAAGGCAGACCTGCTGGTGGTAGAATTAGGCGCTTTGCTGCATGATATCGCAGACGCAAAATTCCATGACGGCGATGAGGAGATAGGGCCTGCTAAAGCAGTGGCTTTTATGCAAACACAGCATATCCCGGCGGATACGATCCAACATGTAGAGAACATCATCCGGCATATATCCTTTAAAGGCGGTAATAATGAACGGGCGTTCTATTCAGTGGAACTGGGCATTGTGCAGGATGCGGACAGGCTGGATGCATTAGGTGCTATCGGCATAGCACGCGCGTTTAACTACGGCGGGTTCAAAAACCGTCCCTTATATGATCCGGCAGTAAAACCCCAGCTGCAAATGACGCGGGAGGAATACAAGGCCAGTACGGCCCCCACTATCAATCACTTTTATGAAAAGTTGCTATTGCTGAAAGACAGGATGAATACAGCCACAGGAAAAGCGTTGGCAGAAGAAAAACATGCTTTCATGGAAACATTCCTGGCACAGTTCTATGCAGAATGGGAGGGGGCCTGA
- a CDS encoding ABC transporter permease, which translates to MLYNYFLVSWRNIVKDKVSSLINIGGLAVGLAITIMLLLWIRDAMNYDKFHAHLPQIHQIMYNHQIGGDIGTSRSVAGPLAAVLREDVPDIKYVSRTSYTNQQMIHAGENSFYERGFYAEPDLFRMLSFEAIEGNPVTALQDPGSVVITERTAKKLFGTESALGKILRHDNVRDLKVGAVIRDIPQNSTFKFDIVLPFKIFEQVNSEWINKWDNNSIQTWVELTPSSDITVVNNKIQAAIKRHADVEKTTFFAYPLADLHLYGSFRNGKVSGGLIDGVKIMVIVGIFILLIACVNFMNLATAHSERRAREVGVRKVLGAPRKVIIMQFLAEALCMTFLALLLALLLARMILPLVNRFPDVHFSFDVFNWQVLGALTGITIITGLVAGSYPAFFLSNFKPVKVLKGTVTNNKGGALLRKGLVTFQFVISIFLIISIVVIFRQQQHIQNRPLGYDKENLIIIPARGDMGDKFNLFKAEVQQIPGVQSVSAGSNNMIKFGGRSDGVQWPGKTDDQNFPVTLTWVNYDWTKTAGLKMAAGRDFDPAYGADSTACLLNETAVRKMGLKEPVIGTKLGDKTLIGVVEDFVFNQASSNPGPMMIQLGTGGSYFFVRLRNDNNWRKTVNLIEAAAKRSNPNYPFELQFMKAEYDKEYRGLRAAAQLTFGLGVLAIFISCLGLFGLSTFLAERRNKEIGIRKVFGAGITKIWFSLSKDFMKPVLIAFVLASPLAAFVMQQLLKDADYRIELSWWMFAISGLVALIIAVITVSFQGVKAAMRNPVKSLRME; encoded by the coding sequence ATGCTGTATAACTACTTCCTTGTATCTTGGAGGAACATTGTAAAAGATAAAGTTTCTTCCCTCATCAATATAGGCGGGCTGGCTGTTGGCCTGGCCATTACCATTATGCTCCTGTTATGGATCAGGGATGCCATGAACTATGATAAATTCCATGCGCATCTTCCACAGATCCACCAGATCATGTACAATCACCAGATAGGTGGAGACATTGGCACCAGCAGGTCTGTAGCGGGGCCTTTAGCTGCTGTACTGCGTGAGGACGTACCTGATATCAAATACGTGTCCCGTACCAGCTACACCAATCAACAAATGATCCATGCCGGTGAAAACAGTTTCTATGAAAGAGGTTTCTATGCCGAGCCGGACCTTTTCCGTATGCTCAGCTTCGAAGCCATTGAAGGAAACCCCGTTACTGCCCTACAAGACCCGGGATCGGTAGTGATCACGGAACGAACGGCTAAAAAACTCTTCGGTACCGAAAGCGCACTCGGTAAAATACTGCGGCATGATAATGTTCGTGATCTGAAAGTTGGCGCAGTGATCCGGGACATTCCACAGAATAGCACTTTCAAGTTTGATATAGTACTCCCCTTCAAAATATTTGAGCAGGTAAACAGCGAATGGATCAACAAATGGGATAACAACAGCATCCAGACCTGGGTAGAATTAACCCCTTCTTCAGACATTACTGTTGTGAATAACAAAATACAGGCTGCTATTAAAAGACATGCAGATGTGGAGAAAACCACCTTCTTTGCTTATCCCCTGGCGGACCTGCACCTGTATGGCAGCTTCAGGAACGGGAAAGTAAGTGGCGGATTAATAGACGGTGTGAAAATAATGGTCATCGTAGGGATCTTCATTTTGCTGATTGCCTGTGTGAACTTCATGAACCTTGCCACAGCACATTCCGAACGCCGTGCAAGAGAAGTAGGTGTGCGTAAAGTTTTAGGCGCTCCGCGGAAAGTGATCATTATGCAATTCCTGGCGGAAGCATTGTGCATGACCTTCCTTGCATTACTTTTAGCCCTATTGCTGGCCAGGATGATATTGCCTTTGGTGAACCGCTTCCCCGATGTTCATTTCAGCTTTGATGTGTTTAACTGGCAGGTCCTGGGCGCATTAACCGGTATTACTATTATCACAGGCCTGGTAGCGGGTAGTTACCCTGCTTTCTTTTTAAGCAATTTCAAACCGGTGAAGGTATTGAAAGGCACAGTAACCAATAACAAAGGAGGCGCGCTGCTGCGCAAGGGATTGGTGACCTTCCAGTTTGTGATCTCCATCTTCCTGATCATTTCCATCGTTGTTATTTTCCGGCAACAACAGCACATACAGAACCGCCCACTGGGTTATGATAAAGAGAACCTGATCATCATACCTGCGAGAGGCGACATGGGTGACAAGTTTAATTTATTCAAAGCAGAAGTGCAGCAGATCCCCGGTGTGCAAAGTGTTTCAGCAGGCAGCAATAATATGATCAAGTTTGGTGGTAGATCAGACGGTGTTCAATGGCCGGGCAAAACAGATGATCAGAATTTCCCTGTCACCCTTACCTGGGTAAATTACGACTGGACAAAAACGGCAGGTTTAAAAATGGCGGCAGGCCGGGATTTCGATCCTGCTTATGGCGCTGATTCAACCGCCTGCCTGCTCAATGAAACAGCGGTAAGAAAAATGGGCCTGAAAGAACCCGTGATAGGTACTAAACTGGGAGATAAAACACTGATAGGTGTGGTAGAGGATTTTGTGTTCAACCAGGCCAGTTCCAATCCCGGCCCCATGATGATCCAGCTGGGCACTGGCGGCAGCTATTTCTTCGTGAGGTTAAGGAATGATAATAACTGGCGTAAAACAGTGAACCTGATAGAAGCTGCCGCTAAACGGAGTAATCCCAATTATCCCTTTGAGCTGCAGTTCATGAAAGCAGAATATGATAAAGAATACCGCGGCCTTCGTGCGGCAGCGCAACTCACTTTCGGATTGGGTGTACTAGCTATCTTCATTTCCTGCCTGGGGCTTTTTGGCCTTTCAACTTTCCTGGCAGAGAGACGTAATAAAGAGATCGGTATCCGCAAAGTATTTGGTGCCGGTATTACAAAGATCTGGTTCTCCTTATCCAAGGATTTTATGAAGCCTGTATTAATAGCTTTTGTACTGGCCTCTCCCCTTGCGGCATTTGTAATGCAACAACTACTGAAGGATGCAGACTACCGCATCGAACTATCCTGGTGGATGTTTGCTATATCCGGATTGGTGGCACTTATTATAGCAGTGATCACCGTGAGTTTCCAGGGCGTGAAAGCTGCCATGAGAAACCCGGTGAAATCGTTGCGGATGGAATAA
- a CDS encoding heavy-metal-associated domain-containing protein yields METVQFKTNIKCSGCIAAVSPVLNELAGEGKWEVDLLSPDKVLTVKLEKASEEEIQKAIEGVGYKAEEITR; encoded by the coding sequence ATGGAAACTGTACAATTTAAGACGAATATTAAGTGCTCAGGATGTATTGCTGCTGTATCACCGGTATTGAATGAGCTGGCTGGAGAAGGTAAATGGGAAGTGGATCTGTTGAGTCCTGATAAGGTGTTGACGGTGAAATTAGAGAAAGCTAGTGAGGAAGAGATCCAAAAGGCGATTGAAGGTGTGGGGTATAAGGCGGAGGAGATCACAAGATAA
- a CDS encoding dihydrodipicolinate synthase family protein: MKVLSANGIYGNWATLLLPLNNDDSINYAQLEQEIDTLIAYKVDGIYSNGTAGEFYNQTEEEFDKVNTLLAAKCNAAGMPFQVGCSHMSPEISRERLKRAKALQPSAIQIILPDWFIPTMPEIIDYLKVMAEVAAPIGLVLYNPPHSKKKLQPKDFKEILDAGIPLVGCKVPGGDEQWYEEMKQLPVPFSVFIPGHHLATGVSRGAHGAYSNVACLNPLFAQQWYNSIKRGEPAAFELETRIQQFMNDCIVPYIRDKGYANQAVDKFMAAVGAWTPISTRLRWPYRWIPEEDVETIRQQCRQIIPEVFNVTK; the protein is encoded by the coding sequence ATGAAGGTATTAAGCGCAAACGGGATATATGGCAACTGGGCAACCCTGCTGTTGCCCCTGAACAACGATGACAGCATCAATTACGCCCAGCTGGAGCAGGAAATAGACACCCTGATCGCCTATAAAGTAGACGGGATCTACTCCAACGGCACCGCCGGAGAATTCTATAACCAAACAGAGGAGGAGTTCGATAAAGTAAACACCCTGCTGGCCGCAAAATGCAACGCCGCAGGCATGCCTTTCCAGGTAGGTTGCTCACATATGAGCCCTGAAATTTCCCGGGAAAGACTGAAACGCGCAAAGGCTCTGCAACCCTCTGCCATACAGATCATCCTGCCGGATTGGTTCATCCCCACCATGCCGGAGATCATCGATTATTTGAAAGTAATGGCGGAAGTGGCAGCACCCATTGGCCTGGTATTATATAATCCCCCGCATTCCAAAAAGAAATTACAGCCAAAGGATTTTAAAGAGATCCTGGATGCCGGTATCCCTTTGGTAGGCTGTAAAGTCCCCGGCGGCGATGAGCAATGGTATGAAGAGATGAAACAACTGCCGGTCCCTTTCTCCGTATTTATCCCCGGCCATCATTTAGCAACGGGTGTTTCCCGTGGTGCACATGGCGCTTATTCAAATGTGGCCTGCTTAAATCCACTGTTCGCACAGCAATGGTATAACAGCATCAAAAGGGGAGAACCTGCAGCATTTGAACTGGAAACACGGATCCAGCAGTTCATGAACGATTGCATTGTTCCCTATATAAGAGATAAAGGATACGCGAACCAGGCAGTAGATAAATTCATGGCCGCTGTTGGTGCCTGGACCCCCATCAGCACACGTTTACGCTGGCCTTACAGGTGGATCCCGGAAGAAGATGTGGAAACTATCAGACAGCAATGCCGGCAAATTATACCGGAAGTTTTTAACGTAACAAAATAA
- a CDS encoding sialidase family protein produces MYRYFLIALVFISFGCKTSRTLTSNAPLFDSSLVFEPGGPYASMRIPALVITKKGTLLAFCEGRIGTASDWADMDMIMKRSTDGGKNWQPNVIIAPKVSGQPTSNATPIVDKEGTIHLLYQRDYAKAYYTFSKDDGLTWSEATDITYAFDAFKPEYDWKVLAPGPGHAIQMTNGRLLAAIWLANPVKTTPRRAHAPSCIATIYSDDLGKTWKRGAIVADNSAAFKNPSETMPVQLKDGRVMLNIRNVTEKRRRGVSYSPDGISGWTTPVFDEGLFEPICMATITRFGPDLLFINPDSGDTSKGNRRNLTVKVSFDEGQTWPLKKVLNPGASGYSDVAVGPDGTVYCLYETNAGTGFNYSMVLKRFNREWITKKD; encoded by the coding sequence GTGTACAGATACTTTTTAATAGCACTTGTTTTTATATCATTTGGCTGCAAAACCTCCCGCACCCTCACTTCAAATGCTCCACTGTTCGACAGTTCCCTTGTATTTGAACCCGGAGGCCCTTATGCCTCCATGCGTATCCCTGCATTAGTGATCACAAAAAAAGGAACATTGCTCGCCTTCTGCGAAGGCAGGATCGGCACTGCCAGTGATTGGGCAGACATGGATATGATCATGAAAAGAAGCACCGATGGCGGAAAAAACTGGCAACCAAACGTGATCATTGCCCCGAAGGTAAGCGGGCAGCCAACCAGCAATGCAACACCCATCGTGGATAAGGAGGGTACCATCCATTTATTGTACCAGCGCGATTATGCTAAGGCCTATTATACTTTCTCCAAAGACGATGGCCTGACATGGAGCGAAGCAACAGATATCACTTATGCCTTTGATGCTTTCAAACCGGAATACGACTGGAAAGTACTGGCTCCCGGCCCAGGTCACGCCATCCAGATGACCAATGGCCGTTTACTCGCAGCCATATGGTTGGCGAATCCGGTTAAAACCACACCCAGAAGAGCGCATGCACCATCCTGCATTGCCACCATCTATAGCGATGATCTTGGCAAAACCTGGAAACGCGGCGCCATCGTTGCAGATAATTCAGCAGCATTTAAAAATCCCAGCGAAACCATGCCTGTTCAGTTAAAGGACGGACGTGTAATGCTCAACATCCGGAACGTAACAGAGAAACGCCGCAGGGGTGTGAGCTACAGCCCTGATGGCATCAGTGGCTGGACCACACCTGTTTTTGATGAAGGTTTGTTTGAACCCATCTGTATGGCCACCATCACAAGGTTCGGTCCTGACCTGTTATTCATCAACCCGGATAGCGGAGATACCAGCAAAGGCAACCGCAGGAACCTTACCGTAAAAGTCAGTTTTGATGAAGGACAGACCTGGCCCCTAAAGAAAGTTCTCAACCCCGGTGCATCCGGTTATTCCGATGTAGCCGTAGGGCCTGACGGTACCGTGTATTGCCTGTATGAAACCAATGCCGGCACAGGTTTCAACTATAGCATGGTACTGAAAAGGTTCAACCGCGAATGGATCACTAAAAAAGACTAA
- a CDS encoding SusC/RagA family TonB-linked outer membrane protein: MNKKLLSYLAGYSPRLLCLLSLSIFLLGADANAQDRVLKVSGKVTTELDGPVIGASVRISGTRLGTVTDADGKYLISVAPTDSLEFSYVGYKTIRFAVRNRVDLNVKLEATAGGLNEVSIVGYGQQKKISVIGAQSTLDVDDIKLPVRDIASTLGGRISGMITTSRGGGPGQDNSGFLVRGVATFGTSTRTPLIIIDGVPDRALNDVDPEDIQTFTVLKDAVSTAVYGTRGANGVIIITTKKGVAGKPAVKFELNQGMTQLVQVPKLVDAPTWMTLYNEGLTNRGRAPLYTEERIEMHRNGTDPELYPNVNWYDEIFRKTGVTQRANVNISGGSDRATYYISAGYYRETGMLRDIPADQDSYDTKSYYKRYNFTANIGVNVTATTKVDLGMAAIIDSRNGVWGGADVNALNNLFLQVLRVPPHIMPGRYPNGVYSQYPGGFSSPSKIAFDQGATNDYSATIRPNLRLKQDLDFITKGLSFSGLFSFDIYTDGTTATTRSGPSVYATGRDADGELIYQLTRDANGALTYYSARSSTRRMYSEASLNYGRTFGKHEFGGLLLFNQSEYIDGNASTFTSAVPFRNRGLTGRLTYGYDNRYFLEGNFGYTGSENFSPDNRFGFFPSAGVGYIISNEKFYEPLKDIMPYFKLRYSYGLTGNGGFSTRFLYLTQLAKTTATGYQFGTPTALSPAYSGYAESQIATDPSWETSYRHNLGIEMNFLKNDLKIVTELFREMRKGILRADQTIPGLSGFGGVNPTRNIGIVKNEGIDITMTYKKTFSKQRWINVTGTFTFNDNTNLQDGLPPQRYPWMEWKGKQVDAKTLYIAEGLFKDQAEIDRSAKQTGDIRPGDIKYKDLNEDGVIDANDIARIDVSGTPKMMYGVNLQFGWKGFDIGAFVQGTGKTWLSYGMGDGTTPFSQGPISAGLMSMATDRWTEANPNPNAFYPRMNTNQDPNSNYLNSTWWLKPSDFVRLKSAEIGYTLSATLTKRIGISNLRVFLNGTNLLTWSKWKHWDPELNDTGTSSTNYTRGESYPNTKAYNFGVRASF; this comes from the coding sequence ATGAATAAAAAGCTACTCAGCTATCTCGCCGGGTATTCTCCCAGGCTCTTATGCCTCCTCTCCCTATCCATTTTCCTTCTTGGCGCAGATGCTAATGCCCAGGACAGAGTATTAAAAGTTTCTGGTAAAGTGACAACTGAATTGGATGGGCCGGTGATCGGGGCCAGTGTTAGGATTTCAGGTACCCGCCTTGGTACAGTAACTGACGCAGACGGAAAATACCTGATCAGTGTAGCCCCCACAGACTCACTTGAGTTCTCTTATGTGGGTTACAAAACAATCCGTTTTGCCGTACGCAACAGGGTAGACCTGAATGTAAAATTAGAAGCCACCGCAGGTGGCCTGAATGAAGTAAGCATTGTTGGTTACGGCCAGCAGAAAAAGATCAGTGTAATTGGTGCGCAGTCAACATTGGATGTAGACGATATCAAGTTACCGGTAAGAGACATCGCCAGTACATTGGGCGGAAGGATCTCCGGTATGATCACTACTTCCAGGGGTGGTGGCCCCGGTCAGGATAACTCCGGTTTCCTGGTTAGAGGGGTAGCTACTTTTGGTACCAGCACCCGCACACCCCTGATCATTATCGATGGGGTGCCGGACAGAGCTTTGAATGATGTAGACCCTGAAGATATTCAGACCTTCACTGTATTGAAAGATGCGGTATCCACAGCCGTATATGGTACACGTGGTGCAAACGGCGTTATCATCATCACCACCAAAAAAGGTGTTGCTGGTAAACCAGCCGTTAAATTTGAACTGAACCAGGGGATGACCCAGCTGGTACAGGTGCCGAAACTGGTAGATGCGCCCACCTGGATGACCTTGTATAACGAAGGTTTGACCAACAGGGGCAGGGCGCCGTTGTATACAGAAGAACGTATAGAAATGCACAGGAACGGTACCGATCCTGAATTATATCCTAACGTGAACTGGTATGATGAGATCTTCAGAAAAACAGGTGTAACGCAAAGGGCAAACGTAAACATCAGCGGTGGTTCAGACAGGGCTACTTATTACATCTCTGCAGGTTATTACAGGGAAACCGGTATGCTGCGGGATATTCCTGCAGACCAGGACAGCTACGATACTAAATCTTATTATAAACGTTACAACTTCACGGCTAACATTGGTGTGAATGTAACCGCCACTACCAAGGTAGACCTGGGTATGGCTGCTATCATCGATAGCAGGAATGGTGTTTGGGGCGGTGCAGATGTGAATGCACTCAATAACCTGTTCTTACAGGTGTTGCGTGTTCCTCCGCACATCATGCCAGGCAGATATCCTAACGGCGTGTATTCCCAATACCCTGGTGGTTTCAGCAGCCCCAGCAAGATTGCATTTGACCAGGGTGCTACCAACGATTATTCCGCTACCATCCGTCCGAACTTAAGGCTGAAACAAGACCTTGATTTCATCACAAAAGGATTGTCCTTCTCCGGTTTATTCTCTTTTGATATTTATACAGACGGAACAACGGCCACCACCCGTTCCGGGCCATCCGTATACGCAACAGGCCGTGATGCAGACGGAGAGCTGATCTACCAGCTTACCCGCGATGCCAACGGTGCACTCACTTACTATTCCGCCCGGAGTTCCACCAGGCGTATGTATTCAGAAGCATCCCTGAACTATGGCCGTACTTTCGGCAAACATGAGTTCGGTGGTCTGTTATTGTTTAACCAGTCTGAATACATCGATGGAAACGCCTCTACCTTTACTTCTGCTGTGCCATTCCGCAACCGCGGTCTTACCGGAAGGCTGACGTATGGTTATGATAACCGTTACTTCCTGGAAGGAAACTTTGGTTACACCGGTTCTGAGAACTTCAGCCCGGATAACAGGTTTGGTTTCTTCCCGTCTGCAGGTGTAGGTTATATTATTTCCAACGAGAAATTCTATGAGCCGTTAAAAGATATCATGCCTTACTTCAAACTGAGGTATAGCTATGGCTTAACAGGTAATGGCGGTTTCAGTACCCGTTTCCTCTACCTCACACAACTGGCAAAAACAACTGCAACCGGTTACCAGTTTGGTACACCTACCGCATTGTCTCCTGCCTACAGCGGATATGCTGAATCACAGATCGCTACAGACCCTTCATGGGAAACATCCTACCGCCACAACCTGGGTATAGAAATGAACTTCCTGAAAAATGATCTGAAGATCGTAACAGAATTGTTTAGGGAAATGCGTAAAGGCATCCTGAGAGCGGATCAGACCATCCCCGGTTTATCAGGTTTTGGAGGTGTGAACCCTACCCGCAACATTGGTATTGTGAAGAACGAAGGGATAGATATAACCATGACGTATAAGAAAACATTTTCTAAACAACGCTGGATAAACGTTACAGGAACTTTCACCTTTAACGACAACACCAACCTGCAGGACGGTCTTCCTCCGCAACGTTATCCATGGATGGAGTGGAAAGGTAAACAGGTAGATGCTAAAACACTGTACATCGCTGAAGGACTTTTTAAAGACCAGGCTGAGATCGACAGGTCAGCTAAACAAACAGGCGATATCCGCCCCGGCGATATTAAATACAAAGACCTGAACGAAGACGGTGTGATCGATGCGAACGACATTGCACGGATAGACGTGTCCGGTACTCCTAAAATGATGTATGGTGTGAACCTTCAGTTTGGCTGGAAAGGTTTTGACATCGGCGCCTTTGTACAAGGTACCGGAAAAACCTGGTTGAGCTATGGCATGGGAGATGGAACAACACCATTTTCTCAAGGGCCTATCAGCGCTGGTTTGATGAGTATGGCAACAGACAGGTGGACGGAAGCGAACCCTAACCCGAATGCATTTTATCCAAGGATGAATACCAACCAGGATCCTAACTCCAATTACCTGAACAGTACCTGGTGGCTGAAACCATCCGACTTCGTGAGGTTGAAAAGTGCAGAGATCGGTTATACTTTAAGTGCTACACTCACCAAACGCATCGGCATCAGTAACCTGCGCGTTTTCCTGAACGGAACCAACCTGCTCACATGGTCCAAATGGAAACACTGGGATCCTGAGCTGAACGATACCGGTACCAGTTCAACGAACTATACCCGTGGGGAATCTTATCCCAACACAAAGGCGTACAATTTTGGTGTAAGGGCTTCTTTTTAA